In Uranotaenia lowii strain MFRU-FL chromosome 2, ASM2978415v1, whole genome shotgun sequence, one genomic interval encodes:
- the LOC129745912 gene encoding trafficking protein particle complex subunit 5 → MEKINLNLSNRPKLSILDKPLSRGKGEVSLSCYALLFSEVVQYSQTRVNTIPDLQNKLHDLGKDVGCRIIDLYFVRERNSKRETKLINMLLFIKTTLWKTLFGKEADKLEHATDDECTYYIIEKEPLVNKFISVPKDKGSLNCAVFVAGIIQAVLSNCGFTCQVSAHWHKGTTYMVKFEDHVITRDKQLEEK, encoded by the exons atgGAAAAGATAAATCTCAATCTATCCAACCGACCGAAGCTGAGTATTCTCGACAAACCGCTGAGTCGAGGCAAGGGGGAAGTATCGCTGAGCTGCTATGCGTTACTGTTCTCGGAAGTCGTGCAATACTCCCAAACTCGGGTCAACACCATCCCGGATTTACAAAACAA GTTACATGATTTGGGTAAAGATGTAGGCTGTCGAATCATTGATCTCTACTTTGTTCGAGAACGAAATTCCAAACGAGAAACCAAACTTATCAACATGTtgcttttcatcaaaacaacacttTGGAAG ACTCTCTTTGGCAAGGAAGCGGACAAACTGGAGCACGCTACCGATGACGAATGCACATACTACATCATCGAGAAGGAACCGTTAGTGAATAAGTTCATCAGCGTGCCAAAAGATAAGGGTTCGCTAAATTGTGCTGTTTTTGTGGCTGGAATCATCCAGGCCGTGCTTTCCAACTGCGGTTTC ACATGTCAGGTATCCGCCCATTGGCACAAAGGAACGACTTATATGGTCAAATTCGAGGATCACGTTATCACCCGAGATAAACAATTGgaggagaaataa
- the LOC129745913 gene encoding uncharacterized protein LOC129745913, which yields MVTQEQIQQEKAARRAALRNEYWRTMTNPHAHLHGESTGVFDAGIARFQAMRVSHFEHFKPTGKTFKIGMLMTVIPIVVYSWMMKNERDGREHQYRTGQVAYKDRRFKFI from the exons ATGGTGACCCAGGAACAGATACAGCAGGAAAAGGCGGCTCGCCGTGCTGCCCTCCGCAATGAGTACTGGCGCACGATGACCAATCCGCATGCCCATCTGCACGGTGAAAGCACCGGAGTG TTCGATGCTGGTATCGCACGTTTCCAGGCCATGCGTGTTAGTCACTTCGAGCACTTCAAGCCAACGGGGAAAACTTTCAAGATCGGTATGTTGATGACGGTGATTCCGATCGTGGTTTACTCATGGATGATGAAGAATGAACGGGACGGACGGGAACATCAATACCGCACAGGACAGGTCGCGTACAAGGATCGCcgtttcaaatttatctaa